A genomic segment from Sulfuritalea hydrogenivorans sk43H encodes:
- a CDS encoding type III PLP-dependent enzyme domain-containing protein — translation MTKRVPYTAPRLELITSRGMQKHRTVDISSADSALDEIGDVKGLLREFGSPLFILSEKMLRAQYRSFRDTFAAPGIDTVVAYSYKTNYLPAVCSILHQEGAWAEVVSGMEYDLARSLGVPGGKIIFNGPYKRPEELARAIKEEALINVDGFDELDMLISAARNLGIAARTGLRINFQHGRQSWTKFGVNADNGEALEALHRIKKAGKSLHFEALHNHSGTFQTNPEIYSRAAQVLIGVARAARTMGLEPAIADFGGGYPSNNRLKPGFDVAGGSGSSGQFLAPFAEAIVGPLSKARKAFGARPTMVLEPGRALVDAAFRLACSVVARKNIAGQGEAVIVDAGVNLLPTAYWYDHRINAASSRDMQEAAGAKPVAVFGPLCMQVDVLRERAVLPNLSLGSPLMISNVGAYCITQSMQFIQPRPAVVLLGPRGVEEIRRRETRSDIFDMDRVPARLKAKGAKF, via the coding sequence ATGACTAAGCGGGTCCCCTACACGGCGCCACGGCTCGAACTGATTACGTCGCGCGGCATGCAGAAGCATCGAACGGTCGACATCAGCTCCGCGGATTCGGCCCTGGACGAAATAGGCGATGTCAAGGGGCTGCTGCGAGAGTTCGGCTCGCCCCTTTTCATTCTGTCGGAGAAGATGCTTCGCGCCCAATATCGTTCCTTTCGCGACACCTTTGCCGCGCCCGGAATCGATACCGTGGTTGCCTACTCGTACAAGACCAATTATCTGCCGGCGGTCTGTTCCATCCTGCATCAGGAAGGCGCGTGGGCGGAGGTGGTGTCGGGCATGGAATACGATCTGGCGCGCTCACTCGGGGTTCCTGGCGGCAAGATCATCTTCAACGGCCCGTACAAAAGGCCGGAAGAGTTGGCCCGTGCCATCAAGGAAGAGGCTCTGATCAATGTCGATGGCTTTGATGAACTGGATATGCTGATTTCGGCTGCACGGAATCTGGGGATTGCCGCCCGCACCGGATTGCGCATCAACTTTCAGCATGGCCGGCAGTCGTGGACGAAGTTCGGCGTGAATGCCGACAATGGCGAAGCGCTTGAGGCTTTGCATCGGATCAAGAAGGCCGGAAAATCGCTGCACTTCGAAGCCTTGCACAATCATTCCGGCACCTTCCAGACCAATCCGGAAATCTATTCGCGTGCGGCGCAGGTCTTGATCGGCGTCGCGAGGGCGGCCAGGACGATGGGTTTGGAGCCCGCCATTGCTGATTTCGGCGGAGGCTACCCGTCAAACAATCGCTTGAAACCGGGCTTCGATGTGGCGGGCGGCTCGGGATCCAGCGGGCAATTTCTGGCACCGTTTGCCGAGGCCATTGTCGGCCCGTTGAGCAAGGCGCGCAAGGCGTTCGGCGCGCGGCCGACAATGGTGCTGGAACCCGGCCGCGCGTTGGTCGATGCCGCGTTTCGGCTGGCGTGCTCCGTAGTGGCGCGCAAGAACATCGCCGGGCAGGGTGAGGCGGTGATCGTGGACGCCGGCGTGAATCTGCTGCCGACCGCCTACTGGTATGACCATCGCATCAATGCGGCGTCGAGCCGCGATATGCAGGAGGCGGCCGGAGCCAAGCCGGTTGCCGTGTTCGGTCCGCTATGCATGCAGGTCGATGTGTTGCGCGAACGTGCCGTCCTGCCGAACCTGTCGCTGGGCTCCCCATTGATGATCTCGAATGTCGGCGCCTATTGCATCACGCAGTCGATGCAGTTCATCCAGCCGCGTCCTGCCGTTGTGCTGCTGGGTCCGCGTGGCGTGGAAGAGATCAGGCGGCGTGAGACGCGCAGCGACATCTTCGACATGGACCGTGTTCCGGCGCGACTGAAGGCCAAGGGCGCGAAGTTCTGA
- a CDS encoding ATP-grasp domain-containing protein: protein MALTGWSGLDNPEPGLAVARALRRGWRGSLRIDGLVYDALATGGWTPGVANCLHLIPPIAQGDDAVLHRLLALHQEHRIDVLVPCLDLEVPVISRLSSRLARAGIGTLLPDPGDVQAISKINLSAYCYANDVVTPRTVHVRDLSTVALHADSFGYPLWVKGTVAGAKKVYNREQAVFEAEILAAKWGGGVLLQEAIEGSEHMVAAVARRDGSCLSMVAARKLGTNQRGKSVIGGVIDDPVLKRIALRLLSKLHWQGPLELEFVRAASGGQFYLIEINCRFPAWVLLTEFARANMPVALVKEILSPGTTSRSKGRAGSMYARDVQEMAVPIAAVRELKRSGSAPVPRFKAMRRQRGDLAVGVTGISAFELTQPGLGVARCLRAAPEVGRLVGLAYTPNDTGLFRSELFDACCRIGFEHGEANEGQGDAMLLDRLAAIKKKRGLDLVIPNLDFEIDRYRRIASELDRIGIRTLLPSAAARRKLGKLGLAELIGRHQWSGFEYPETMLIKTRSDLIRAWDRFGSPLMLKGLVAGAARLFSLKQALMAWMRFKAEGETRLLAQPSLFGEEFGIGVVCDGNGNLIDSMALKKLVMCERGKTWAATSVPLAQAVADLAEMFRKVAWAGPADVEFIRDSVTERLELIEINPRFPGWIGFSGMAGSNLPRQLLLAAMERPPVPAGRNTGPIQGAIFMRTVEEIPAAASTMAAFVNRGEIAYD, encoded by the coding sequence GTGGCGCTGACCGGCTGGTCCGGACTCGACAATCCGGAGCCCGGGCTGGCCGTTGCCCGGGCCTTGCGCCGCGGATGGCGGGGATCGCTGCGGATCGACGGCCTGGTCTACGATGCGCTTGCCACCGGCGGCTGGACGCCCGGCGTTGCCAACTGCCTGCATCTGATCCCGCCCATCGCCCAGGGAGACGACGCCGTCCTTCACCGGCTTCTGGCGCTTCACCAGGAACATCGAATCGATGTTCTTGTCCCTTGCCTTGACCTTGAGGTGCCGGTCATCTCGCGCTTGTCGAGTCGTCTGGCCCGCGCCGGAATCGGAACGCTGCTGCCGGACCCCGGGGACGTGCAGGCGATCAGCAAGATCAATCTCAGCGCGTATTGCTATGCCAATGATGTCGTCACGCCGCGCACCGTGCATGTGCGGGACTTGTCGACGGTTGCCCTGCATGCCGACAGCTTTGGCTACCCGCTCTGGGTCAAGGGAACCGTGGCAGGCGCCAAGAAGGTCTATAACCGGGAGCAAGCCGTATTCGAAGCGGAGATTCTCGCTGCAAAATGGGGCGGCGGGGTGCTACTGCAGGAGGCGATCGAAGGCAGCGAGCACATGGTGGCGGCCGTCGCACGGCGCGACGGCAGTTGCCTCTCGATGGTTGCGGCGCGCAAGTTGGGCACCAATCAGCGCGGCAAGAGCGTGATCGGCGGCGTCATCGACGATCCCGTGCTGAAACGCATCGCCTTGCGCCTGCTGAGCAAGCTTCATTGGCAAGGGCCGCTGGAACTGGAATTCGTTCGCGCAGCCAGCGGCGGACAGTTCTACCTGATCGAGATCAACTGCCGTTTCCCGGCATGGGTGCTGCTCACCGAGTTTGCCCGCGCCAACATGCCGGTCGCCCTGGTGAAAGAAATCCTGTCTCCCGGAACGACATCACGCAGCAAGGGGCGAGCGGGCTCGATGTATGCCCGTGATGTTCAGGAGATGGCGGTGCCCATCGCCGCCGTTCGCGAGCTCAAGCGTTCCGGAAGTGCGCCGGTGCCGCGGTTCAAGGCAATGCGCAGGCAACGAGGCGATCTGGCAGTCGGCGTCACCGGCATTTCGGCCTTTGAGCTGACGCAACCGGGCCTCGGTGTGGCTCGCTGCCTCAGGGCCGCGCCGGAGGTGGGACGTCTGGTCGGACTTGCCTACACGCCGAATGATACCGGCCTGTTTCGTTCGGAACTCTTTGACGCGTGCTGCCGGATCGGTTTCGAGCACGGCGAGGCAAATGAGGGGCAGGGTGACGCAATGCTTCTTGATCGACTCGCAGCCATCAAGAAGAAGCGCGGCCTGGACCTTGTGATTCCCAATCTTGATTTCGAAATCGATCGCTATCGGCGTATCGCTTCAGAGCTTGATCGAATCGGAATCAGGACCTTGCTGCCCAGTGCCGCCGCAAGGCGAAAACTGGGCAAACTGGGCCTTGCCGAACTGATCGGACGGCATCAGTGGAGCGGGTTCGAGTATCCGGAAACGATGCTGATCAAGACCCGCTCCGATCTGATTCGTGCCTGGGACCGGTTCGGCAGCCCGCTGATGCTCAAGGGGCTTGTGGCCGGTGCTGCCCGCCTGTTTTCCCTGAAGCAGGCCTTGATGGCGTGGATGCGCTTCAAGGCGGAGGGGGAGACTCGGTTACTCGCCCAGCCTTCATTGTTTGGCGAGGAGTTCGGCATAGGCGTCGTATGCGATGGCAACGGAAACCTGATCGATTCGATGGCGCTTAAAAAGCTGGTGATGTGCGAACGCGGCAAGACGTGGGCGGCGACTTCGGTACCGCTGGCGCAGGCTGTCGCGGATCTGGCCGAGATGTTCCGGAAGGTCGCCTGGGCAGGGCCCGCCGACGTCGAGTTCATTCGCGACTCGGTGACGGAACGGCTGGAACTGATCGAAATTAATCCGCGCTTCCCGGGCTGGATCGGATTTTCCGGGATGGCGGGGAGCAACTTGCCACGCCAGCTCCTGCTCGCCGCAATGGAGCGTCCGCCCGTACCCGCTGGCAGAAATACGGGTCCGATCCAGGGCGCCATTTTCATGAGGACGGTGGAGGAGATCCCGGCTGCCGCCTCGACCATGGCGGCGTTCGTCAATCGCGGCGAGATTGCATATGACTAA
- a CDS encoding PqqD family protein has protein sequence MKSAKLKLRPHVRLETDAEGKGGMMLDTQSGTICACNESAWASLKALKRGADADALAKGLTTIFEVDPDTARKDVLALVGELQLMDLLEQK, from the coding sequence ATGAAGAGTGCAAAACTGAAACTGCGGCCGCACGTGCGCCTCGAAACCGATGCGGAAGGCAAGGGCGGCATGATGCTCGATACGCAGAGCGGAACGATCTGTGCGTGCAACGAGTCGGCTTGGGCAAGCCTCAAGGCGCTGAAGCGCGGGGCCGACGCGGATGCGTTGGCGAAGGGCCTGACAACAATCTTCGAGGTCGATCCCGATACCGCCCGGAAAGACGTTTTGGCACTGGTTGGCGAGTTGCAGTTGATGGACTTGCTGGAGCAGAAATGA
- a CDS encoding tetratricopeptide repeat protein, which yields MIINSLQMRRAFALLLLLCVSSSIWAGAEESFVRKRFVEARDLAARSASLDDLGILGWSQFMLDDYGSAMNSFRKLERSWPNDFDALLGLAWVHTKTGNLAEAEKYLKKAEAVTVAWQRPLVHDLKGWQAMKRGNYIAAARHFEDEEMDPGGAVRSDAAVGLGWLAFNRGDLARARQEFERGLARDSKCFFCRDGLARIALARGELKVALGQVLGGMEVTSDSPGLNSLLSSVLAAMNDPASSRRIYETLIARHPNVIAYRIGLGNALLAEGRAEEAEAEFRKVLATDAGNSEAQAGIAALQILRTRIVKEGWEAYFRGLYDKALSLFDGKRKQAAAIRNPSAEDGRGWTLLALGRNGEARDAFRAAIAMDPQFFYSVSGLATAEGRLLGNYRKAWILLDAGRFDEAVSMFGKARSQTPADLQWLIQDGLAWVSFFRKEYAAAEKGFAAVLASNKDAYLSEMGLGRVALERKDYSAAIRHVSRSLLLNPYQLLVSYTIPAAKLIDAGQFRDARDILMRGERIYPSSADIHYLLARAQSGLNEEQGAGTSLAKAAELAPFHIDPVFDKVPLGLQAKQTALLSIGWALYYAGGAAAAAKRFEQYVAAGGTAVGGLLGSGWSQLALKNQPGARKSFEAAIRGGDTGDAHAGLGWIQMGSEQFADAERSFKTALRALPNHASAQSGLAAIQFRKTVLVKDGWDAYYKEDYKKALNAFEAKLNAAAAARNPAAEDGRGWTLLAMGNTRAARDAFDKALRIDADYYSSQSGRIAARRAELVLYQQAWGHLEAGQFDQARTKFENARKESAPEFIWLIDDGLAWLALYTKDYDGAEKAFQAIVAKMPRAYLSHKGLGYLAIERKQYSAAARALVTAYSLAPYQGVTSYTVPGLKLIDGKAYPQAQEVLSVGEKVYPYSSDIQFLLARTALGLGDEDTAAHKAATAATLAPAYIDPAFDRLGLPPRAARTALPSLAWGLYFAGDNAGAIKRFDAALRVGATDPNIARGKGFALFRQGRYRDALPLLEAAMKLEPEKLLPIVDTVPIPGTNQSWTIEYTAGTTLAWAHHRLGAHARADQLFTAAVTDNPVNIDALTGLGYVRLALKDAAGAQIYFDRALRISPQYPDALKGLAAVRKP from the coding sequence ATGATCATCAACAGTCTGCAAATGCGTAGGGCATTTGCTCTATTGCTGTTGCTATGCGTTTCGTCGTCAATCTGGGCCGGCGCGGAGGAGTCGTTCGTCAGAAAAAGGTTTGTCGAGGCGCGGGACCTTGCGGCAAGAAGCGCCAGTCTTGACGACCTGGGCATTCTGGGCTGGAGCCAGTTCATGCTCGACGACTACGGTTCGGCGATGAACAGCTTTCGCAAGCTTGAAAGAAGCTGGCCCAATGACTTCGATGCGTTGCTGGGCTTGGCCTGGGTCCATACCAAGACGGGAAATCTGGCGGAGGCCGAGAAGTATCTCAAAAAGGCGGAAGCCGTCACGGTGGCCTGGCAGCGGCCGCTGGTTCACGACCTGAAGGGATGGCAGGCGATGAAGCGGGGCAATTACATCGCGGCGGCCCGGCATTTCGAGGATGAGGAAATGGATCCGGGAGGCGCGGTAAGGTCTGACGCAGCGGTCGGCTTGGGCTGGCTGGCTTTCAATCGCGGTGATCTGGCTAGGGCCAGGCAGGAATTCGAACGCGGTCTGGCCCGTGATTCGAAATGCTTTTTCTGCCGCGACGGCCTGGCGCGTATCGCGCTGGCCCGCGGTGAACTCAAGGTGGCTCTTGGCCAGGTCCTGGGGGGCATGGAAGTGACCAGCGACAGTCCGGGGCTCAACTCCCTGTTGTCGTCAGTTCTGGCCGCCATGAACGATCCGGCTTCCAGTCGGCGGATTTACGAGACCCTGATAGCGCGGCACCCGAATGTGATCGCCTACCGGATCGGCTTGGGCAACGCGTTGCTTGCGGAAGGTCGGGCTGAAGAAGCCGAGGCGGAGTTTCGCAAGGTGCTGGCGACCGACGCGGGAAATTCCGAGGCGCAGGCGGGAATCGCCGCCCTGCAGATTCTCAGGACCCGCATCGTCAAGGAGGGCTGGGAAGCTTACTTCAGGGGTTTGTACGACAAGGCTCTGAGCCTGTTCGATGGCAAACGAAAGCAGGCCGCGGCGATCAGGAATCCCTCGGCGGAGGACGGCCGCGGCTGGACTCTGCTCGCCTTGGGCAGGAATGGGGAAGCCAGGGACGCGTTCCGCGCCGCAATCGCCATGGACCCGCAGTTTTTCTACTCGGTCAGCGGCCTTGCCACTGCCGAGGGCCGGCTTCTGGGTAACTACCGCAAGGCCTGGATCCTGCTCGATGCGGGGCGTTTCGACGAGGCTGTCTCGATGTTCGGCAAAGCCCGCAGCCAGACGCCGGCGGACCTGCAATGGCTGATTCAGGATGGTCTGGCCTGGGTGTCCTTCTTCAGGAAAGAGTATGCGGCGGCGGAGAAGGGCTTTGCCGCGGTTCTTGCATCGAACAAGGATGCCTATCTCTCCGAGATGGGACTCGGGCGGGTAGCCCTGGAACGCAAGGACTACAGTGCAGCGATCAGGCATGTGTCGAGGTCCTTGCTGCTGAATCCCTATCAGTTGCTGGTTTCCTACACCATTCCGGCAGCGAAACTGATCGATGCCGGACAGTTCAGGGACGCCAGGGACATCCTGATGCGGGGCGAGCGTATCTACCCATCTTCAGCCGACATCCATTATCTGCTGGCGCGGGCGCAGTCCGGTCTGAACGAGGAACAGGGTGCGGGTACGAGCCTGGCAAAGGCCGCGGAACTGGCGCCGTTCCATATCGATCCGGTTTTCGACAAGGTACCGCTTGGTTTGCAGGCGAAGCAGACGGCCCTGCTGTCGATCGGCTGGGCGCTCTATTACGCCGGAGGTGCGGCGGCTGCAGCGAAGCGATTCGAACAATACGTCGCGGCGGGGGGCACCGCGGTGGGCGGGCTGCTGGGCAGCGGCTGGTCGCAACTGGCGCTCAAGAACCAGCCGGGCGCCAGAAAGTCCTTTGAAGCGGCGATCAGGGGCGGCGACACCGGGGATGCGCATGCAGGCCTCGGTTGGATCCAGATGGGCAGCGAGCAGTTCGCCGATGCCGAACGAAGCTTCAAGACCGCGCTGAGGGCGCTCCCCAATCATGCATCCGCCCAATCCGGTCTGGCAGCCATCCAGTTCCGCAAGACCGTTTTGGTCAAGGATGGATGGGATGCCTATTACAAGGAGGACTACAAGAAGGCTCTGAATGCGTTCGAGGCGAAACTGAATGCGGCTGCCGCGGCCAGGAATCCGGCAGCCGAGGATGGGCGCGGCTGGACGTTGTTGGCAATGGGGAACACCAGGGCTGCACGCGATGCCTTCGACAAGGCCTTGAGGATCGATGCGGACTATTATTCTTCGCAAAGCGGACGCATTGCAGCGCGCAGGGCCGAGCTTGTCCTCTATCAGCAGGCTTGGGGCCACCTCGAAGCAGGACAGTTCGATCAGGCCCGGACGAAGTTCGAAAATGCGCGCAAGGAAAGCGCCCCGGAGTTTATCTGGCTGATCGACGACGGCCTGGCTTGGCTGGCTCTCTACACCAAGGATTACGACGGGGCGGAGAAAGCTTTCCAGGCAATCGTGGCGAAGATGCCAAGGGCTTACCTTTCGCACAAGGGGCTCGGCTATCTGGCGATCGAGCGCAAGCAGTACTCCGCTGCCGCAAGAGCGCTGGTCACTGCCTATTCGCTTGCGCCGTATCAGGGCGTGACGTCCTACACCGTACCTGGCTTGAAACTGATCGATGGCAAGGCCTACCCGCAGGCGCAGGAAGTACTGAGCGTCGGCGAGAAGGTCTATCCCTATTCGTCGGACATTCAGTTCCTGCTCGCGCGGACGGCCCTCGGCCTCGGCGATGAGGACACTGCGGCACACAAGGCCGCGACCGCCGCGACCCTTGCTCCAGCCTACATCGATCCGGCGTTCGACCGCCTCGGACTCCCGCCCAGGGCTGCCCGCACGGCGCTGCCCAGTCTCGCCTGGGGCTTGTATTTTGCGGGAGACAATGCCGGCGCCATCAAGCGCTTCGATGCTGCATTGCGGGTCGGTGCGACCGATCCGAACATAGCCCGCGGCAAGGGTTTTGCCTTGTTCCGGCAGGGCAGGTATCGGGATGCCCTGCCGTTGCTTGAGGCCGCGATGAAGTTGGAGCCGGAAAAGCTGTTGCCCATTGTCGATACTGTCCCGATTCCGGGTACCAATCAATCCTGGACGATTGAGTATACGGCGGGAACAACGCTGGCTTGGGCGCACCATCGGCTGGGTGCTCATGCCAGGGCAGATCAACTGTTCACTGCCGCTGTGACCGACAACCCTGTTAACATCGATGCATTGACGGGTCTCGGCTATGTGCGACTCGCGCTCAAGGATGCTGCCGGAGCACAGATATATTTCGATCGGGCTCTCAGGATTTCACCGCAGTATCCCGACGCATTAAAGGGACTGGCCGCCGTCAGGAAACCATGA
- a CDS encoding bifunctional diguanylate cyclase/phosphodiesterase, giving the protein MGLWPAWIALACSLALTAVVWRYSSEDVERQLRLEFEAEATQARADLDSRMAAYTQTLRGAAALFAASERVTSKDWRDYVAGLKLETNYPGIQAVIFSRSVAESELGALVRSMRNNGMPDFAAHPAGRREHYVVNVYAEPRVGLNNKAIGLDMWQNPESRETMQRARGAGEPMITGRVTLLIDDQNPVPSFIMYLPVMTGSGKEVFGYVLSPVRMPALMADLLKRNPRGISLSIHDGTVAREENLLYSSDPEQIGPPARFGFSEKAVVGGRPWTLTYSSRPALEARGDTSRPTKVLLGGLLGSALLFSIALSLATNRDRAVRLAGRMTASLRESEAQFRVLVEQAPDAIAVYDVDLGRFIEANSQAEQLFGCPREELLAGGPERFLPPGIFNGKFASENLQEMIDRVLAGDHITMESSFLNAQGQSLHCEMRLVRLPAVGRRLVRGSFVDITERRLAEKARAQEQETQRHSEERVRLLLNSTGEAIYGIDREGRCTFCNPAGVRMLGWADERDLLGHEMHGLTHFQKPDGSAYPADECPIYKVLETGEDIWVEDEVFFRADGLGFPVRYGAHPLRRDGKIVGVVVTFTDITLRKAAETEIRNLAFYDPLTGLPNRRLMLDRLCQALTSSARRGRHGALMLFDLDDFKTLNDTLGHDVGDQFLVEVAARMESCIREGDTVARLGGDEFVVILEDLDAEASAATQAEIVAVKIQAALNQPYALHASYADDRDTRSYHCTSSIGITLFRDQSLSADELLKRADTAMYQAKAAGRNTLRFFDPEMQAAVAARAILNSDLRSAVRDRQFLLHYQPQVDGAGLVTGVEALVRWQHPRRGMVPPGDFIPLAEDNGLILPLGRWVLETACQQLAVWGQREESSHLTMAVNVSGREFRQKNFVDDVLAILRDTGASSARLKLELTESLLLHDVEDMIAKMAALQGEGVSFSLDDFGTGYSSLSYLKRLPLGQLKIDQSFVQDVLDDNNDAAIVRTIIALGQSLGLGVIAEGVETQGQREFLARQGCQAYQGFLFGRPGTADDLLKGCKADD; this is encoded by the coding sequence TTGGGACTCTGGCCTGCGTGGATCGCGCTTGCCTGTTCACTGGCACTGACGGCTGTCGTCTGGCGTTACTCCAGCGAGGACGTCGAGCGCCAGTTGCGTCTTGAATTCGAAGCCGAGGCCACGCAGGCGCGGGCCGACCTCGACAGTCGCATGGCTGCTTATACGCAAACCTTGCGCGGGGCGGCCGCCCTGTTCGCTGCCAGCGAGAGGGTCACGAGCAAGGATTGGCGCGACTATGTGGCCGGCCTCAAGCTGGAAACCAACTATCCGGGAATCCAGGCCGTAATTTTTTCCCGTTCCGTTGCCGAGTCGGAACTTGGTGCGCTGGTCCGCTCGATGCGAAACAACGGTATGCCGGATTTCGCCGCGCACCCCGCGGGACGCCGCGAGCATTACGTGGTGAATGTCTATGCCGAACCACGCGTCGGACTCAACAACAAGGCAATCGGACTCGACATGTGGCAGAACCCGGAAAGCCGCGAGACCATGCAACGGGCGCGCGGCGCCGGCGAGCCGATGATCACCGGCAGGGTCACGCTCCTGATCGACGACCAGAATCCGGTGCCGTCCTTCATCATGTATCTGCCGGTGATGACGGGGTCGGGGAAGGAGGTTTTTGGCTATGTGCTGAGTCCCGTGCGCATGCCGGCGCTGATGGCGGATCTGCTCAAGCGGAATCCCCGCGGCATCTCCCTGAGCATCCACGACGGCACGGTGGCTCGCGAGGAAAACCTGCTGTACAGCAGCGACCCGGAACAGATTGGGCCTCCCGCGCGATTCGGCTTCAGCGAGAAAGCCGTGGTGGGTGGGCGGCCATGGACCTTGACCTATTCCAGCCGACCGGCGCTTGAAGCGCGTGGGGACACGTCGCGTCCGACAAAAGTACTGCTGGGAGGCTTGTTGGGTAGCGCGCTGCTGTTCAGCATTGCCTTGTCGCTTGCCACCAATCGCGACCGCGCCGTGCGCCTGGCGGGCAGGATGACGGCTTCCCTGCGGGAAAGCGAGGCGCAGTTCAGGGTTCTGGTGGAACAGGCACCCGACGCCATCGCCGTGTATGACGTCGATTTGGGGCGGTTCATCGAGGCGAATTCCCAGGCCGAACAGTTGTTCGGCTGTCCCCGCGAAGAGCTTCTGGCCGGAGGCCCTGAAAGATTCCTGCCGCCCGGCATCTTCAATGGCAAGTTTGCATCGGAAAATCTGCAGGAGATGATTGACCGTGTGCTGGCGGGCGACCATATTACGATGGAAAGTTCGTTTCTCAATGCCCAAGGCCAGTCCTTGCATTGCGAGATGCGGCTGGTGCGTTTGCCTGCCGTCGGACGCCGACTGGTGCGTGGCAGCTTCGTGGATATCACCGAACGCAGGCTGGCGGAAAAGGCCCGCGCGCAGGAACAGGAGACACAACGGCACAGCGAAGAACGAGTCCGGTTGTTGTTGAATTCCACCGGCGAGGCGATCTACGGCATCGATCGGGAGGGTCGCTGCACTTTCTGCAATCCAGCCGGCGTGCGCATGCTGGGATGGGCCGACGAGCGGGATCTGCTCGGGCACGAAATGCACGGGCTGACGCATTTCCAGAAACCCGACGGTTCCGCCTACCCTGCCGATGAATGCCCGATCTACAAAGTGCTCGAAACCGGCGAGGATATCTGGGTGGAAGATGAGGTTTTCTTTCGTGCCGATGGCCTCGGATTTCCGGTGCGCTATGGAGCACATCCGCTGCGGCGCGATGGAAAGATCGTTGGGGTGGTCGTAACCTTTACCGATATCACCCTGCGCAAGGCGGCAGAGACGGAAATCAGGAATCTGGCCTTCTATGACCCGCTGACAGGCCTGCCCAATCGGCGCTTGATGCTGGATCGCCTGTGTCAGGCCCTGACCAGCAGCGCGCGGCGCGGGCGCCACGGTGCCCTGATGCTGTTCGACCTGGATGACTTCAAGACTCTGAACGACACGCTGGGGCATGACGTCGGCGACCAGTTTCTGGTTGAAGTCGCCGCGCGCATGGAATCCTGCATACGTGAAGGTGATACGGTAGCCCGCCTCGGTGGCGATGAATTCGTCGTGATCCTCGAAGACCTCGATGCCGAAGCCTCGGCAGCAACGCAGGCCGAGATTGTGGCGGTCAAGATCCAGGCGGCCCTGAACCAGCCCTATGCCCTTCATGCGAGCTATGCTGACGACCGCGACACGCGAAGTTATCACTGTACCTCGAGTATCGGCATTACCCTGTTTCGCGATCAATCGCTGTCAGCCGATGAGTTACTCAAGCGCGCCGACACGGCGATGTATCAGGCCAAGGCGGCGGGACGCAACACCTTGCGTTTCTTCGATCCGGAAATGCAGGCAGCGGTGGCCGCGCGCGCGATCCTGAATTCGGACTTGCGATCAGCCGTGCGCGACCGGCAGTTCCTGTTGCACTACCAGCCGCAGGTGGATGGGGCCGGGCTCGTGACTGGCGTCGAGGCGCTGGTGCGCTGGCAACATCCGCGCCGGGGAATGGTTCCGCCCGGCGATTTCATCCCCCTGGCGGAGGACAACGGCCTGATCCTGCCACTGGGCCGCTGGGTGCTGGAAACCGCATGCCAGCAACTGGCGGTGTGGGGGCAGCGAGAGGAGTCCTCCCATCTCACGATGGCGGTCAATGTCAGCGGTCGCGAGTTCCGGCAGAAGAACTTCGTCGACGATGTGCTCGCGATACTCAGGGATACGGGCGCCAGCTCGGCGCGACTCAAGCTGGAGCTGACCGAGAGCCTGCTGCTGCATGACGTGGAGGACATGATTGCCAAGATGGCGGCGCTGCAGGGGGAAGGCGTGAGTTTCTCTCTCGACGATTTCGGTACCGGCTACTCGTCACTTTCCTACCTGAAGCGCCTGCCCCTGGGACAGCTCAAGATCGACCAGTCCTTTGTGCAGGATGTGCTCGACGACAACAACGACGCGGCGATCGTCCGCACCATCATTGCCCTCGGACAGAGCCTCGGCCTGGGTGTGATCGCCGAAGGGGTGGAGACCCAGGGGCAGCGCGAGTTTCTCGCCCGGCAGGGTTGCCAGGCCTATCAGGGATTCCTGTTCGGCCGGCCGGGCACGGCGGATGACCTTCTGAAAGGATGCAAGGCGGACGATTGA
- a CDS encoding DJ-1/PfpI family protein, with the protein MAAKKILMLVGDYVEDYEVMVPFQALLAVGHTVHAACPDKKAGDSVATAIHDFEGQQTYSEKRGHNFALNASFADLKAESYDALVIPGGRAPEYLRLNPVVLDIVRHFFSASKPVAAICHGAQLLAAAGVLKGRTCSAYSSAPTLNCIAAVPVPCGFRAWPPASAWRTCSGRCWRKSARATVSALPN; encoded by the coding sequence ATGGCAGCCAAAAAGATACTGATGCTGGTCGGCGATTACGTCGAGGACTATGAAGTGATGGTGCCGTTCCAGGCCCTGCTGGCCGTCGGCCACACGGTGCACGCGGCCTGCCCCGACAAGAAGGCCGGTGACAGCGTCGCCACGGCGATTCACGATTTCGAAGGCCAGCAGACCTATTCGGAAAAACGCGGCCATAACTTCGCGCTGAACGCCAGCTTCGCCGACCTCAAGGCGGAAAGCTACGACGCGCTGGTAATCCCCGGCGGCCGCGCACCGGAATACCTGCGCCTCAATCCCGTGGTGCTCGACATCGTGCGTCATTTCTTCAGCGCCAGCAAACCGGTGGCCGCCATCTGCCACGGCGCCCAGTTGCTGGCCGCGGCCGGCGTGCTCAAGGGCCGCACCTGCTCCGCCTATTCATCAGCGCCGACCCTGAACTGTATCGCTGCCGTTCCCGTTCCCTGCGGCTTTCGGGCGTGGCCACCAGCATCCGCCTGGAGAACCTGTTCTGGCAGGTGCTGGAGGAAATCGGCGCGCGCGACGGTCTCAGCGTTGCCCAACTGA